In Phycisphaerae bacterium, the genomic stretch GTGCGGCAGATCGCGCTCGAAGTGTACCTGTTCCGCGGCCGGCCCGTGCGGCCGGTCTGGTCCGTCGTCCGGTTCCTCCTCTACAACCTGCGGCACCAGGTGCTCTTCGTGCTCGTGCCCATGCTGCTGATCCTGGCCGCGAATGACGTGGTCACACGCTATCGCCACGAGTTGCAGCGGCTCACAAAACTGAATTACGCGGCGGATCTGACGGTGGGGCTGGCCGCGCTGTTCGTCGCAGTCATCACGCCGGAGATTCTCCGGCACGTGTGGGTCACGCAACGGCTGCCCAGCGGCCCCTTGCGCGACCGGCTCGAGCGACTGGCCGCGAAGCTGCGGCTGCGGTGTCGCGACATTCTGGTGTGGCGCAGCGGGGGCATGATCGTCAACGCCGCGGTGATGGGCGTGGTCGCCCCGCTCCGCTACGTGCTGATCACCGACGGCATGCTCGAACAGATGGACGACACCAAGATCGAGGCCGTCTTCGGCCACGAGGCCGGGCACGTCAAGCGCCACCACATCCTCTATTTCCTGCTCTTCGCGTTCATCACGGGCTGCATCCTCACGGTCTTCTCCGTGCGCACCCACGGGCTCGCCCACCGCGACGAACTGAGCTACCAGGCCGCGCTGACAGCCATCGCCGGCGTGCTCGCGCTCAAATGGGGCGTGCTCTTCGGCTGGATCTCCCGCCGCTTCGAACGGCAGGCCGACATGTACGGCGTGCGGACCCTCGCGGTCAGCGGCCTGCCCTGCGGCCAGCCGTGCCACCTGCACACGCCAGAGGGTAACCCCGGTCGCATCCGCGGCGACGAGCTGTGCAGCACGGCCGCGCACGTCTTTGCCGACGCGCTGCACGAGGTCGCGCTGCTCAACGGCATCCGCCCCGAGGCCCGCAGTTGGCGGCATGCGTCCATCGCCCTGCGCTCGCGCACCTTGCAGGAATACGCCCTGGAACCGCAGCGCGCCCGGCGCGCGGAGCGCGTCGTCGTGGCGGTGAAGCTCGGCATCCTGCTGGCGGCGATCGTCGGCGGCGTGTGGGCGGCCCATGACCTGCGCGTCTGGGATTCGCTGCAACGCTGGCTCCCCGGATAGCGTGGCCGAGCCCACCGCTCGATCGGACGGGGTCAGAACCACAGGCACCAACCCCCGCCGTTCCCTCCCCCCAAGAGGTGCGCTGATCAGTTCATGCTGTTCCCGTCCGGCCGCATCGGCCGCCAGTAGTTGCGGGCGATGGCAGCGAGCGTCCGCATGTGGTCAATCAGCATCTGCGTCCGCGCCGCGGCTTCCGGCTCGTCCAGCAGGCATTGCCGCAGCTCCGCCTCGACCGGCAGACCCGCCGCGATCAGGTCGCACACGTCGTCCAGATCAAGGTCGGCCTCCGCCAGCCGCAACCAGTGCCGGCGCACGTCTGGATCGAGCGCCCGATTGCCGCGAATCGCCGCGAACAGCTCCTCGCGCAACTGGTCCACCTGCGTCTGGCTGCTGTGGCAATACGTCTGCACCGGCGTGACGCGCGCCAGCCGGTAGTCACGTTCCGTCAACTCCTCGACAATCGTCGCCCGGCCGACGCCGCGCAGCAGGAGGTTGTAGTTCCCATTGGCCACCTGCTCGGACTGGTAAATCTGCCCGACGCCGATCGTCTTGTGGATCGGCGCGTGCCGCGTGAACTCCAGCGGCTCGTAACCCGGCCGCAGCAACGCCACCGAGATCATGCGCGGCCCGGCGAGCGCGTCCTTCATCATCGCCCGGTAGCGCGGCTCGAAAATGTGCAGCCGCAGAATCGTGTGCGGAAAAAGCACCACCTCCGGCAGCGGAAAAACCGGCACGATCTCCGGGATGGCCCGCGAATCGTCTGCCATGTGCAGCCTCAACCGCTCCGGCGCCGCCCGCGCGGCGCCTGCGCCAAATCATAGCCCTCCGGACGGCGTTTTGGCGAGCAACGCCGCCACGTCCGCCGCCGTCTTGAATCGCCGGCCCGCAACGTGCGTCAGGTGATAATCGAGCAGTTCGAACCACGCCCGCGGCGGACCGGTCTGCGGCGTCGTGGTGACCAGCTCCGGCGGCACGCGCCATTTCTCGACGTAGTGCGCCTCACAATCGCGGCACAGCAACCCGCCCGCGCCGGCACTAAAGAAGACGACGCGCGCCGCGCCAATCGGCCGGTGACAGCTCACACACTCCGTCAGATGCGGCGCGTACCCGATCGCCCGCAGCAGATCACTCTGAAACGCCGGCAGACACGCCGACGCCGGCCCCTCTCCCGCCAGCGCCCCCAGTGTCGCCACCAGGGCCGCGTACAGCTCCGGGTGTGGGTCCGCCTCCTCCGTCAATGCCGCGACCAGCTCGACCGCGTACAGCGCGCCATAGAGCCGCAGCAGCTCGCGCCGCACGCCCGCAAACGTGTCACGCTGCACCCAGTCCGTCAGCGTCGCGAGCTGCGCATCGCCGTGCGGCGGCACGAAGCCCACCTCGCCCCGCTCCAGCAGGTCCAGACCGGCGGAGAAGCGGGTCTTGGTGCTCCGGCGGGCGCCCTTCGCGATCAGCCGCAACAGGCCGTGCTGCGCCGCGAACAGCGTGACGATCTGCGACGTCTCCGAGAACTCGGTCAGCCGCACCACGACCGCCTCGTCCTTCAGGGGATTCATGCGCACCTCGGCTCCCGGCGTGGCCGCGCGGCCCCGCCAGCCATACAATAGCGGGCACGCGGCGGAAGGAAACGGCCCCGACGCCGGTGGCCGCCGCCGTGCCCGAGAGCGGCCGTGGATTCGCCGAGCCTGGACCAATTCGTGGGGCACTGCGTCGTGCTCGACACGCCGGGGCCGCTAGTCTACATCGGCCGGCTGGAGGCGTGCGACGAGCGTGGCTACTGGCTGACGCGGGCCGACGTGCACGACCGCGACGAGGGCCACAGCACCAAGGAACGCTACGTCAACGACGCCTGCCTGCTCGAACGCGAAGGCGCCCGGCCGATGAACCGGCGGCGCGTGTTCGTCGAGCGGACGGCCGTCATCAGCATCTCGGCGCTGGCGGACGTCATCGTCGACGGCGAGTTCACCGAATAACGAGGAAGGTGGTTGGCATGAAACTGAGCTGGCACCGGCAGACGATCCGCCCGCGGCACCGCTTCGCGACCTCGGGGTGGGGCACCGATGAGAAGGAAACGATCATCGTCGAGCTCGAACACGACGGCGTGGTCGGGCTGGGCGAGTGCGTGCCGTCGGAACTCTACGGCCAGACGCTGGAGTCCTGCGAGGCCACGCTGGCCGTCGTGCCCCAACTGCTGGGCAACGACCCCTTCGCCATCGAGCCCATCATCCAGCGCCTGATCGCGGCGTACGATTCCCAGCGCGCCACAATCGACGGCCTCGACGCGGCCCTGCACGACTGGTGCGGCAAGAAGCTGGGCGTGCCCGCGTGGCGCCTGCTCGGGTTGCCGCAGCCGCGCAAGCAAACCACGTTCACCATCGGCGTCGCCGACCGCGACCTGACCCGCGTCAAGGTGAACGAGGCCCTCGAGGCCGGCTTCGACGCGCTGAAGATCAAGGTCGGCGTCGAGGACGACCACCAGACGCTGACCTACATCCGCGAGCGCTTCAACGGGCCGCTGTTCCTGGACGCGAACATGGCCTGGACGCCGGAACAGGCCATGAAGATGATCCCCGCGCTGGCACAGTACCGCCCGACGCTGATCGAGCAGCCGCTGAAGAAAGAGGATTGGAAGCACATGGCTGAGCTGCGTAAGCTGGGCGTGGCGCCGATCTTCGCCGACGAGAGCTGCGAGCGGCCCGCGGACGTGCTGCGGCTGCAGGGCTGCGTCGACGGGATCAACATCAAGTTCAACAAGTGCGGCGGCATCCGCGAGGCGCTGCGGATGGTGACGCTGGCGCGCGCCCTGGACATGAAGATCATGCTGGGTTGCTTCGTCTGCTCGAGCCTGGCGATTGCGCCGCCGCTCACGATCTCGTCGCTGATCGACTACGCGGACCTGGATGGTGCGTTGCTGCTGGCCAAGGACCCCTTCGACGGCATCACGCGTCAGGGCGGCATCATCACGCTGAGCGAAAAGCCCGGCCTCGGCGTCTGGCCGCGCAAGTAGCCCCCCAACTGTCCGGAGCACGCCGTATGCCTCGCAACCTGCGTCGGCATCTTTTGTGGCGGCTGATCTACTTGCTGATCGTGCTGATCGGCGTCGTCGTGCTCTACTATCTCGTGCCGCGCGAAGTGCTCGACGCGCTGCGGAACACGTATTTCTCCAAAAACCCCGGCGAGTTGTGACGCGCGGTCGCACCCGGGAGGGCGAAGCTCCCGCTGAGCCGGCGCAGTGATAAGGTGATAAGGTGAAGAGGGGGCGCCGCACGGGGGAGCGCTCCTAATCAGCTTATCGCCTTATCAAATTCTCACCTTTTCACCGTCCCGGTGGCGCCATTCGCCCTCCACCAGCGTGCCGGCGGCGCGGCCGCGCACCTTCCAGCCGTCGAATGGCGTGTTGCGGCTCTTCGAGCGCATCTGCTCCGCATCCACGGTCCACTCGACCTCGGGATCGATCAGCGTCACGTCC encodes the following:
- a CDS encoding M48 family metalloprotease, coding for MAGSYYRTSMYLVVIGVLALVLTLSGPIYRGVQGTGLTLAAIAGAIVLPPLVMLLVTRRTLRVFDDCPEQPSRGQAAYGRGMVLVQALLALGHSGTLLATDWLLLCGRVPVVGKWVLVPGLIALAPFLLSIVLVWLAAYPADRAVRQIALEVYLFRGRPVRPVWSVVRFLLYNLRHQVLFVLVPMLLILAANDVVTRYRHELQRLTKLNYAADLTVGLAALFVAVITPEILRHVWVTQRLPSGPLRDRLERLAAKLRLRCRDILVWRSGGMIVNAAVMGVVAPLRYVLITDGMLEQMDDTKIEAVFGHEAGHVKRHHILYFLLFAFITGCILTVFSVRTHGLAHRDELSYQAALTAIAGVLALKWGVLFGWISRRFERQADMYGVRTLAVSGLPCGQPCHLHTPEGNPGRIRGDELCSTAAHVFADALHEVALLNGIRPEARSWRHASIALRSRTLQEYALEPQRARRAERVVVAVKLGILLAAIVGGVWAAHDLRVWDSLQRWLPG
- a CDS encoding LON peptidase substrate-binding domain-containing protein, whose translation is MADDSRAIPEIVPVFPLPEVVLFPHTILRLHIFEPRYRAMMKDALAGPRMISVALLRPGYEPLEFTRHAPIHKTIGVGQIYQSEQVANGNYNLLLRGVGRATIVEELTERDYRLARVTPVQTYCHSSQTQVDQLREELFAAIRGNRALDPDVRRHWLRLAEADLDLDDVCDLIAAGLPVEAELRQCLLDEPEAAARTQMLIDHMRTLAAIARNYWRPMRPDGNSMN
- the recO gene encoding DNA repair protein RecO, producing the protein MNPLKDEAVVVRLTEFSETSQIVTLFAAQHGLLRLIAKGARRSTKTRFSAGLDLLERGEVGFVPPHGDAQLATLTDWVQRDTFAGVRRELLRLYGALYAVELVAALTEEADPHPELYAALVATLGALAGEGPASACLPAFQSDLLRAIGYAPHLTECVSCHRPIGAARVVFFSAGAGGLLCRDCEAHYVEKWRVPPELVTTTPQTGPPRAWFELLDYHLTHVAGRRFKTAADVAALLAKTPSGGL
- a CDS encoding dipeptide epimerase produces the protein MKLSWHRQTIRPRHRFATSGWGTDEKETIIVELEHDGVVGLGECVPSELYGQTLESCEATLAVVPQLLGNDPFAIEPIIQRLIAAYDSQRATIDGLDAALHDWCGKKLGVPAWRLLGLPQPRKQTTFTIGVADRDLTRVKVNEALEAGFDALKIKVGVEDDHQTLTYIRERFNGPLFLDANMAWTPEQAMKMIPALAQYRPTLIEQPLKKEDWKHMAELRKLGVAPIFADESCERPADVLRLQGCVDGINIKFNKCGGIREALRMVTLARALDMKIMLGCFVCSSLAIAPPLTISSLIDYADLDGALLLAKDPFDGITRQGGIITLSEKPGLGVWPRK